One stretch of Natranaerovirga pectinivora DNA includes these proteins:
- a CDS encoding xanthine dehydrogenase family protein molybdopterin-binding subunit has product MKNFISTPIKKTDHRVKTEGSIQYIADIKWENMLFVKTLRSTRTRAYIEKIHIPTMPEGYFVIDYKDIPGKNILKVIVNDNPVLAEDKVNYIGEPILLVVGPKKDMVLKIVESIVVTYEDRMPILNIEDALDNTIEPIYETDNSFAKYQYEKGDCNDVFQKAYEIFEESFETGYQEHAYIEPQGMVAVYAEDKISVYGSIQCPYYVKNAVVHALGCSENKVRIVQSTTGGGFGGKEDYPSLLGCHVALAALKTKKTVQLIMDRKEDMEVTTKRHPAKLTYKTALDKEGNILGMDIDIKLNGGAYAGLSSVVMQRSLICATGVYNIPHLKVKGKALATNTVPTGAFRGFGAPQSFFAIEMHMGHIAKKLGLDPLEYKKRYMVKTGDSTSTSGFFRDTILLPEMLEEIENLSNYSEKYRTYKEGKCITNKGIGISLFLHGCGFTGSGERDHIRATVKLKKYSNGIVEILVSNVDIGQGLQTTLNKIVSTVLEVPIDKVIYANPDTDRVPDSGPTVASRSLMIVGKLLERAAEHLKEIWVDGKEQEITEHYKHTEFIPWDEKKFTGDAYPTYSWGVNVVEVEVDTITGQIHLSGIWSVFDVGIAIDERIIQGQIEGGMLQGLGYGSLEVMASKKGSIQQKTITDYIIPTAKDVVRMENRLIKNPYKEGPFGAKGAGELTLIGGAPALIAAIENAVNGQFYKTPVTPEDLMEVLEDV; this is encoded by the coding sequence ATGAAAAATTTCATAAGTACTCCTATAAAGAAAACAGATCATAGGGTAAAAACAGAAGGCAGTATTCAATACATAGCTGATATTAAATGGGAAAATATGTTGTTTGTTAAAACCTTAAGATCAACAAGAACAAGAGCTTATATCGAAAAGATTCACATACCCACAATGCCAGAAGGTTACTTTGTTATAGATTACAAAGATATCCCAGGTAAAAACATTTTAAAGGTAATTGTCAATGACAATCCAGTTTTAGCAGAAGATAAAGTGAATTATATTGGAGAGCCTATATTGTTAGTCGTAGGTCCCAAGAAAGATATGGTTTTGAAAATTGTTGAAAGTATTGTTGTTACATATGAAGATAGAATGCCTATTTTAAATATAGAGGATGCTTTAGATAATACTATAGAGCCCATTTATGAAACAGATAATTCCTTTGCAAAATACCAATATGAAAAGGGTGATTGTAATGACGTATTTCAAAAGGCCTATGAAATATTTGAAGAATCATTTGAAACAGGTTACCAAGAACATGCGTATATTGAACCACAAGGAATGGTTGCAGTGTATGCAGAAGATAAAATATCTGTGTATGGATCGATACAATGTCCTTACTATGTGAAAAATGCTGTAGTTCACGCCCTAGGATGTTCTGAGAACAAAGTTAGAATTGTACAATCCACAACAGGTGGTGGATTTGGTGGTAAAGAAGATTATCCTTCATTACTAGGATGCCATGTGGCTTTAGCCGCACTTAAAACAAAAAAAACAGTGCAACTTATAATGGACCGTAAAGAAGATATGGAAGTGACAACCAAAAGACATCCAGCTAAACTAACTTATAAAACGGCTTTAGATAAAGAAGGTAATATTTTAGGAATGGATATAGATATAAAACTTAATGGTGGTGCATATGCCGGGTTGTCAAGTGTTGTAATGCAACGTTCACTTATATGTGCAACAGGAGTTTATAATATACCTCATCTAAAAGTAAAAGGGAAGGCATTAGCAACGAATACAGTACCTACAGGGGCCTTTAGAGGATTTGGTGCACCACAGAGTTTTTTTGCAATAGAAATGCATATGGGTCATATTGCTAAAAAATTAGGATTAGACCCATTGGAATACAAGAAAAGATATATGGTTAAAACAGGAGATTCAACTTCTACAAGTGGTTTTTTTAGGGATACTATATTGCTACCAGAAATGCTTGAAGAGATAGAGAACCTATCCAATTATAGTGAAAAATATAGAACTTACAAAGAAGGAAAATGTATTACAAATAAAGGCATTGGTATTTCTTTGTTTTTACATGGTTGTGGATTTACAGGAAGTGGAGAAAGAGATCATATTAGAGCCACAGTGAAGTTAAAAAAATATTCTAATGGCATAGTAGAAATATTGGTATCTAATGTAGATATAGGTCAAGGGTTGCAAACCACTTTAAATAAAATTGTTTCAACGGTTTTAGAGGTACCCATAGATAAAGTTATATATGCAAATCCAGATACAGATAGAGTCCCTGATTCAGGACCAACTGTTGCATCCAGATCTCTTATGATCGTTGGCAAGTTATTAGAAAGAGCAGCAGAACATCTAAAAGAAATATGGGTTGATGGTAAAGAACAAGAGATTACTGAACATTATAAGCATACTGAATTTATTCCTTGGGATGAGAAGAAATTTACTGGAGATGCTTACCCTACTTATTCTTGGGGGGTAAATGTAGTTGAAGTTGAAGTGGATACCATAACAGGGCAAATACATTTGTCAGGGATATGGTCCGTATTTGATGTGGGAATAGCCATTGATGAAAGAATTATTCAAGGTCAAATAGAAGGTGGGATGCTTCAAGGTTTAGGCTATGGCTCATTAGAAGTTATGGCATCAAAAAAAGGTAGTATCCAACAAAAAACCATAACAGATTATATTATTCCCACAGCAAAAGACGTGGTGAGGATGGAAAATAGATTAATTAAAAATCCTTATAAAGAAGGGCCTTTTGGAGCTAAAGGAGCAGGTGAACTTACACTTATTGGCGGTGCACCAGCATTAATAGCAGCAATAGAGAATGCCGTTAATGGCCAATTCTATAAAACACCAGTAACCCCTGAGGATTTAATGGAGGTGTTAGAGGATGTATGA
- a CDS encoding (2Fe-2S)-binding protein encodes MYDLFKLRLNDDVIDVKAHPSKRLLDVLRDDLGITSCKEGCGEGECGACAVLIDGNLINSCLVPIGSIKDTQIYTVEGYKKTKRFEMLNECFAEAGAVQCGFCIPGMIMAAEGLLSKKPNPSEEEVREAISGNLCRCTGYNMIVDAILLAAEKGGYLW; translated from the coding sequence ATGTATGACCTATTCAAATTAAGATTAAACGATGATGTAATAGATGTAAAAGCACATCCTTCTAAAAGATTGTTAGACGTGTTAAGAGATGACTTAGGAATAACCAGTTGTAAGGAAGGGTGTGGAGAAGGAGAATGTGGTGCTTGTGCAGTTTTAATAGATGGTAATCTTATTAATTCTTGTTTGGTACCTATAGGTTCTATAAAAGACACACAGATTTATACAGTTGAAGGGTATAAAAAGACAAAAAGATTTGAGATGTTAAATGAATGTTTTGCAGAAGCAGGAGCTGTTCAATGTGGCTTTTGTATACCAGGAATGATAATGGCAGCAGAAGGTTTATTATCAAAAAAGCCTAACCCAAGTGAAGAAGAGGTTAGAGAAGCAATATCAGGTAATTTATGTAGGTGTACAGGTTATAACATGATTGTTGATGCCATATTGTTGGCAGCTGAAAAAGGGGGATATCTATGGTAA
- a CDS encoding FAD binding domain-containing protein: MVKVYYPNTLEEAICIKDKSKSILIAGGTDIMVKKKNASGLLPKFEKSIEFIGHIKELQYITEEKNNLIIGAACTYAQIIEDPRVPEILKKAIKEIASPAIRNIGTLVGNIVNASPAGDTLPVLYNFNASINIVGKETSRDIPIMDFIVGPGRTLLKEEELVKSVEIPLKDFSYTYYKKVGARKADAISKLSFVGLANIKNKTISDIRIAFGAVGPTVIRCEEAERRLIGKKIDEDLFDVVKDIYRSSIKPIDDQRSSAKYRKTVSIRILKDFLMNCK; this comes from the coding sequence ATGGTAAAAGTGTATTATCCTAACACCCTTGAAGAGGCCATTTGTATTAAAGACAAGAGCAAATCTATTCTTATTGCAGGTGGGACAGATATTATGGTTAAAAAGAAAAATGCTTCAGGTTTGCTGCCAAAATTTGAAAAGTCTATTGAATTCATAGGTCACATAAAAGAATTACAATACATTACTGAAGAAAAAAACAATCTTATTATAGGGGCAGCCTGTACATATGCTCAAATTATTGAGGACCCAAGGGTGCCAGAAATATTAAAAAAAGCCATAAAAGAAATTGCTTCTCCAGCAATACGAAATATAGGAACACTCGTTGGTAACATTGTTAATGCCTCACCAGCAGGGGATACATTACCTGTATTATACAATTTTAATGCAAGTATAAATATTGTAGGAAAAGAGACATCTAGGGATATACCTATAATGGACTTTATAGTAGGGCCAGGTAGAACCCTTTTGAAAGAGGAAGAATTGGTTAAATCAGTAGAGATACCTCTTAAAGACTTTTCTTATACTTATTACAAAAAAGTTGGGGCTAGAAAAGCAGATGCTATATCCAAATTATCTTTTGTAGGCCTTGCCAATATTAAAAACAAAACAATCTCTGATATAAGGATTGCCTTCGGAGCAGTGGGGCCAACGGTAATCAGATGTGAAGAGGCAGAAAGAAGACTTATAGGCAAGAAGATTGATGAAGATCTATTTGATGTGGTAAAGGATATTTATAGGAGTAGTATCAAACCTATAGACGATCAGAGATCAAGTGCAAAATACAGAAAAACGGTTTCCATTAGAATATTAAAAGATTTTCTTATGAATTGTAAGTAA
- a CDS encoding BMP family ABC transporter substrate-binding protein codes for MKKLLLVITIILSLSIIFAGCSSESGQTPASPVGSPAPDPVEAQSGDEEFVVGFIYVSPAGDGGWSTSHDNGRKMLEEELGVKTIYRENVPEDQQVEIVIREMVDQGAKVIFATSFGYMDYVLKMAEEFPEVKFLHATGYKSSQNAINYFGRAYQARYLTGIVAGLKSETNKIGYVAAYPIPEVIRGINAFTLGAQSVNPDIEVSVRWTYTWYDPATEKEAAIALLDQGVDIIAQHQDTAGPQQAAEERGVWSVGYHADMTAVAPDAHMTSAVWNWGPFYVEQVQKVMDGTWVAENYWGGMDAGIVQLSPLTKNAPDGAAEIVEPIKQQIIDGDYKIFVGPIYDQEGNLKVEEGTVLTDEEMLSMGWFVEGVIGEIQ; via the coding sequence ATGAAAAAATTATTATTAGTCATTACGATTATACTTAGCTTATCAATTATCTTTGCTGGTTGCAGCAGTGAATCTGGGCAAACACCAGCATCACCAGTTGGTTCACCAGCACCAGACCCAGTAGAAGCACAAAGTGGGGATGAAGAATTTGTAGTTGGATTTATATATGTGAGTCCAGCTGGAGATGGTGGTTGGAGTACGTCTCATGATAATGGACGTAAAATGTTAGAAGAAGAATTAGGAGTAAAAACAATTTATAGAGAAAATGTACCAGAAGATCAGCAAGTTGAAATTGTTATAAGAGAAATGGTTGATCAAGGTGCAAAAGTTATTTTTGCAACAAGTTTTGGTTATATGGACTATGTGCTAAAAATGGCAGAAGAATTCCCTGAGGTAAAATTCTTACATGCCACAGGTTATAAATCATCACAAAATGCTATTAATTACTTTGGTAGAGCATATCAAGCAAGATATTTAACAGGAATTGTAGCAGGGCTTAAATCAGAAACAAATAAAATAGGATATGTTGCAGCTTATCCAATACCAGAAGTTATTCGTGGGATTAATGCCTTTACACTAGGTGCCCAATCTGTCAATCCTGATATAGAAGTATCTGTACGTTGGACATATACTTGGTACGATCCAGCAACAGAAAAAGAAGCAGCAATTGCTTTGTTGGATCAAGGTGTTGATATTATTGCACAACATCAAGATACAGCAGGACCTCAACAAGCAGCAGAAGAAAGAGGTGTGTGGTCAGTTGGATACCATGCAGATATGACAGCAGTTGCGCCAGATGCCCATATGACATCGGCTGTTTGGAATTGGGGACCATTCTATGTTGAACAAGTTCAAAAAGTAATGGATGGTACGTGGGTAGCAGAAAACTATTGGGGTGGTATGGATGCAGGAATTGTTCAATTATCACCTTTAACAAAAAATGCGCCAGATGGAGCAGCAGAAATAGTAGAACCAATTAAACAACAAATTATTGATGGTGACTATAAAATATTTGTAGGACCAATATATGATCAAGAGGGTAATTTAAAAGTAGAAGAGGGGACTGTCCTTACAGATGAAGAAATGTTAAGTATGGGATGGTTTGTAGAAGGTGTAATTGGTGAAATACAGTAG
- a CDS encoding ABC transporter ATP-binding protein — translation MCEQEVVRIKDITKVFGNVIANENVNLTLKKGEIHAILGENGAGKSTLMNMLSGIYTPDSGSIFINGEEIKFRSPMESIKNGIGMIHQHFKLVNVFTALDNIIAGKNGKILIRKKEAKKNVMKLMEEIGLDMNLDKSIYEMSISEKQTVEIIKALFRGGNILILDEPTAVLTPQETVKLFDLLKKMKEKGCTIVIITHKLNEVMDISDVVTILRHGKTIKTVKTIDTSPKELTDLMVGKKVVLEIERKSVEKQEEILKVDNITLKDINKVKRLDNITFALKSGEILGIAGVAGSGQKELCEVLAGLIQVDEGEITYKGDKITGLSPREQYNKNIRIGFVPEDRLGMGLIPSMDIVENLLLKEYQKEKGYLIKKKPIIKKAKKLVDKLEIKCPGIKDYPVKILSGGNIQKVLIGREIDAQPDILITAYPVRGLDIGASFTIYDLLNEEKSKGVGIIFVGEDLDILLSLADRILVLCQGKVMGIVDAKKVSKEEIGWLMAGEVLEEAIQHA, via the coding sequence ATGTGTGAACAAGAAGTAGTTAGAATAAAGGATATAACAAAAGTCTTTGGAAATGTTATAGCCAATGAAAATGTAAATCTAACATTAAAAAAAGGTGAAATTCACGCTATATTAGGTGAAAATGGCGCTGGAAAGAGTACATTAATGAACATGTTGTCAGGGATATATACCCCTGACAGCGGTTCAATATTTATTAATGGAGAAGAAATCAAGTTTAGATCGCCTATGGAATCCATTAAAAATGGAATTGGTATGATTCATCAACATTTTAAATTGGTCAATGTGTTTACTGCTCTTGATAATATAATTGCAGGAAAAAATGGGAAAATTCTTATAAGAAAAAAAGAGGCTAAAAAAAATGTGATGAAGCTTATGGAAGAAATTGGATTAGACATGAATCTAGACAAAAGTATATATGAAATGTCAATCAGTGAAAAACAAACAGTGGAGATTATTAAAGCATTGTTCCGAGGGGGTAATATTCTTATATTAGATGAACCTACTGCAGTTCTAACACCCCAAGAAACAGTGAAACTATTTGATTTACTTAAAAAGATGAAGGAAAAAGGATGTACCATTGTTATTATTACCCATAAACTTAATGAGGTAATGGATATAAGTGATGTGGTTACGATATTACGACATGGTAAGACCATAAAAACAGTTAAAACCATTGATACATCGCCAAAAGAGTTAACGGATTTAATGGTAGGAAAAAAAGTTGTTTTAGAAATAGAAAGAAAAAGCGTAGAAAAACAAGAAGAAATATTAAAGGTTGATAATATTACTTTAAAAGATATCAATAAAGTAAAAAGATTAGATAATATTACATTTGCTTTAAAAAGTGGTGAGATATTAGGCATAGCTGGTGTAGCTGGAAGTGGACAAAAAGAATTGTGTGAAGTTTTAGCAGGATTAATACAAGTTGATGAAGGAGAAATAACGTACAAAGGCGACAAGATTACTGGTCTTAGCCCAAGAGAGCAATACAATAAAAACATTCGTATTGGTTTTGTTCCAGAAGATAGGTTAGGGATGGGATTAATACCAAGTATGGATATAGTGGAGAATCTCCTTTTAAAAGAATATCAAAAAGAAAAAGGGTACTTAATAAAGAAGAAGCCCATTATAAAAAAAGCAAAAAAATTGGTTGATAAATTAGAAATAAAATGCCCTGGTATTAAGGATTATCCAGTAAAAATATTATCCGGTGGTAATATTCAGAAAGTACTTATTGGTAGAGAAATCGATGCACAACCAGATATATTAATTACTGCATATCCAGTAAGGGGTTTAGATATAGGCGCTTCATTTACCATATATGATTTGCTAAATGAGGAAAAGTCAAAAGGTGTAGGCATTATTTTTGTAGGTGAAGACTTAGATATCCTATTGTCCTTAGCAGATAGAATTTTAGTTCTTTGCCAAGGCAAAGTAATGGGAATTGTGGATGCAAAAAAGGTGTCAAAAGAAGAAATAGGATGGTTAATGGCAGGAGAAGTTTTAGAGGAGGCGATACAGCATGCTTAA
- a CDS encoding ABC transporter permease, translated as MLNIVKKTECPKWKTSIIRFSAVLLALITASLFLVLMGFNPLDIYKGMYDGAFGTEHRIRETIIKTIPLVITSVGIALAFKMKFWNIGAEGQIIMGAFAATYFGLNYDHLPKPLLLTIMIIASMIAGGIWAFIPAYFKSKWHTNETIFTLMMNYIALGWITYLQYGPWKDPTGFGFPKIPSFTANAILPRVFGIHIGWIMALVIVIGVHLFITYTKKGYEISVIGESHNTARYAGIPVDKLMVTMLFVSGSIIGLTGMIQASAVSRTLNVNITGGVGFTAIITAWLSGLKAPSMIIVCLLFSAMLSGASFIQTAFQIPQSAAEVLQGLILFFVLGSEFFINYRIKLSNKLFRKLEV; from the coding sequence ATGCTTAATATTGTGAAAAAGACAGAGTGTCCTAAATGGAAGACTTCTATAATTCGATTTAGTGCTGTATTACTAGCACTAATAACAGCATCTTTATTTTTAGTATTAATGGGTTTTAATCCTTTGGATATTTATAAAGGAATGTATGATGGTGCATTTGGAACAGAGCATCGTATAAGAGAAACTATTATTAAAACAATTCCTTTGGTCATTACATCAGTGGGTATTGCATTGGCATTTAAGATGAAGTTTTGGAATATTGGTGCAGAAGGACAGATTATAATGGGGGCCTTTGCTGCCACATATTTTGGTCTTAATTATGATCATTTACCTAAACCACTTTTGCTTACCATAATGATAATCGCTTCCATGATTGCAGGCGGAATATGGGCATTTATTCCTGCTTATTTTAAATCAAAATGGCATACAAATGAGACCATATTTACTCTAATGATGAATTATATAGCACTAGGTTGGATTACATATCTACAATATGGTCCTTGGAAAGATCCTACAGGGTTTGGATTCCCCAAAATCCCTAGTTTTACAGCTAATGCAATTCTACCAAGGGTTTTTGGTATACATATAGGGTGGATTATGGCACTTGTAATCGTTATAGGGGTCCATTTATTCATTACTTATACAAAAAAAGGCTATGAGATTTCAGTCATAGGAGAAAGCCACAATACTGCTAGATATGCTGGTATTCCCGTTGATAAATTGATGGTAACCATGTTATTTGTCAGTGGAAGTATTATTGGGTTAACTGGTATGATTCAAGCTTCAGCAGTAAGTAGGACATTAAATGTAAATATTACAGGTGGTGTTGGCTTTACAGCAATAATAACAGCTTGGTTATCAGGGTTAAAAGCCCCTTCAATGATTATTGTGTGTTTGCTCTTTTCAGCAATGTTATCGGGGGCTAGTTTTATTCAAACAGCATTTCAAATCCCTCAATCCGCAGCAGAAGTTCTTCAAGGACTTATATTGTTTTTTGTGTTAGGGAGTGAGTTTTTTATTAATTATCGCATCAAATTATCCAATAAGTTATTTCGAAAATTGGAGGTGTAA
- a CDS encoding ABC transporter permease produces the protein MISFLTASVIAMTPLLFATLGELLMEKSGNLNLGVEGMMLMGAVIGFYAGFQTENPIMALLAASGAGALGALIYAILTVTLRANQVVSGLALTIFGTGFANFFGRLLVGKSIPRGITNFFSKKTIPLLGDIPYIGPVFFRQDLFVYLGYLLVILIGVYLYHTRKGLNLRMVGENPAAADAIGIPVNLYKYIHILFGGVLCGLGGAYLSLVYVPAWQEGIVAGRGWIAIALVIFSQWNPYKAFLGAYLFGGLHIAGFRLQSFKLPISQYFINLLPYIVTIIVLVIGSIKENKKNNAPEGLTIPYFREDR, from the coding sequence ATGATCAGTTTTTTAACAGCTTCAGTAATAGCAATGACACCTCTTTTGTTTGCAACATTAGGTGAACTTCTTATGGAAAAATCAGGAAATCTAAACTTAGGTGTTGAAGGTATGATGTTAATGGGTGCTGTGATTGGTTTTTATGCAGGTTTTCAAACAGAAAATCCTATTATGGCATTATTAGCTGCTAGTGGTGCAGGGGCATTAGGTGCTCTAATATATGCCATTTTAACAGTAACATTAAGGGCGAACCAAGTTGTATCCGGGTTGGCATTAACTATTTTTGGAACAGGATTTGCTAATTTTTTTGGAAGACTTTTAGTGGGAAAATCTATTCCAAGAGGGATAACCAACTTTTTCTCAAAAAAAACAATACCTCTTCTTGGAGATATTCCGTATATTGGACCTGTGTTTTTTAGGCAAGATTTATTTGTTTATTTAGGCTATCTATTAGTCATACTAATTGGTGTATATCTTTACCATACAAGAAAAGGTTTGAATTTAAGAATGGTAGGAGAAAATCCAGCAGCAGCAGACGCTATTGGTATACCAGTAAACTTATACAAATATATTCATATACTATTTGGTGGAGTGTTATGTGGCCTTGGTGGAGCGTATTTATCCTTGGTATATGTTCCTGCTTGGCAAGAAGGTATAGTAGCAGGACGAGGGTGGATAGCAATTGCATTGGTTATATTTAGCCAATGGAATCCATACAAAGCATTTTTAGGGGCTTACTTATTTGGTGGATTGCATATTGCTGGTTTTAGGTTACAGAGTTTTAAATTACCTATTTCACAATATTTTATAAACTTACTGCCCTATATAGTTACTATTATAGTATTGGTTATTGGCTCTATTAAAGAGAATAAGAAAAACAATGCGCCAGAAGGACTGACCATTCCATATTTTAGAGAAGATAGATAG